A region from the Benincasa hispida cultivar B227 chromosome 10, ASM972705v1, whole genome shotgun sequence genome encodes:
- the LOC120089313 gene encoding patatin-like protein 3, protein MAADCEKGKRITILSIDGGGIRGIIPGTILAFLESKLQELDGPDVRIADYFDVIAGTSTGGLITSMLTAPDKNNRPLYAAKDLSRFYIEHAPKIFPQRNHFLSSTMNLFGKVMGPKYDGKYLRSLIKGLLGDITLKETLTQVIIPAFDIKRLQPVIFTTADAKWDELKNPKLADVCISTSAAPTLLPSHEFQTKDSKGNIRKFDMVDGGVAANNPTLAAMTHVRKEMSIWKERSELMAIKPMETSKRMLILSLGTGAPKNDEKYSAAVSSKWGMIGWIYHSGGTPIVDIFTDASADMVDYHISSIFQSEHHQRNYLRIQDDTLSGDVSSVDTATEQNLLKLIEVGENLLKKPLSRVNLESGKFEPLDGQGTNEKALTEFAQMLSEERKLRLSP, encoded by the exons ATGGCTGCTGATTGTGAGAAGGGGAAGAGGATAACAATTTTGAGTATTGATGGAGGTGGCATTAGAGGTATCATTCCAGGAACTATTCTAGCTTTTCTCGAGTCTAAGCTTCAG GAATTGGATGGGCCAGATGTGAGAATAGCAGATTACTTTGATGTAATTGCTGGTACAAGCACTGGTGGTTTGATTACCTCCATGCTTACAGCTCCTGACAAGAATAATCGACCTTTGTATGCTGCAAAAGATCTTAGTCGCTTCTACATAGAACATGCACCAAAAATCTTCCCTCAGAGAAA TCATTTCTTAAGTTCAACGATGAATTTATTTGGAAAAGTTATGGGCCCAAAATATGACGGCAAATACTTGAGGTCATTGATAAAAGGATTGCTTGGAGATATAACACTCAAGGAAACTCTAACACAAGTCATTATTCCTGCATTCGACATTAAGCGTCTTCAACCTGTGATTTTCACCACAGCCGAT GCTAAATGGGATGAGCTAAAGAATCCAAAATTAGCAGATGTTTGCATTAGTACCTCTGCAGCACCAACTCTGTTACCTAGTCACGAATTTCAAACTAAGGACTCAAAAGGAAATATTCGTAAATTCGACATGGTTGATGGTGGAGTTGCAGCAAATAATCCA ACATTAGCTGCAATGACTCATGTGAGAAAAGAAATGAGCATTTGGAAAGAAAGAAGTGAACTTATGGCAATAAAACCCATGGAAACATCAAAGAGGATGCTGATCCTTTCTTTAGGGACTGGTGCACCTAAAAATGATGAGAAATATAGTGCAGCTGTTTCTTCTAAATGGGGTATGATTGGTTGGATATACCATAGTGGAGGAACACCTATTGTTGATATTTTCACAGATGCAAGTGCTGATATGGTGGATTACCATATTTCTAGTATCTTCCAATCTGAACATCATCAAAGAAATTATCTTCGTATtcag GATGACACATTGAGTGGTGATGTATCGTCGGTGGATACTGCAACCGAACAAAATTTATTAAAGCTAATTGAGGTGGGAGAGAATTTGCTGAAGAAACCATTGTCAAGGGTAAATTTGGAATCTGGAAAGTTTGAGCCACTTGATGGCCAAGGAACCAATGAAAAAGCCCTTACTGAATTTGCTCAAATGTTGTCAGAAGAGAGAAAATTACGATTGAGCCCTTGA